Below is a window of Arabidopsis thaliana chromosome 2, partial sequence DNA.
GCTCAAGGAATAATAGGAAATCCTAACCTCAGTTGTTCCGAGTACATGGTTGATTTGCTGAAGGGTAAACCTTTTCATCTCGGTCCTCTTGAAATTCACCTTGCACATCCTTGGACAACCGGCATGTGCaccctctttttcttctatgaatCTTTCCCTAAGTGATGGAATGGCCTCAAATGCTAAAAACTACACAAAACACATGAAATTTAATTGTTAGCTTCAATTACGAAAATGTAACaaggataaaacaaaagacttaCCTCAAGCGGCACACAGAATCCGGGAACAGGCCATGGTGACTGAATGTTTGGGACGACACCGTTAAAATGATCCAATGTGTGTGAGATCGATTTTAACATGTACTCAAATGAATATCTCCCCCATGGAAATGTCTTACAAAACGTAAGATCACTTGCAGCCCTAACACAGAAATCATCAATTGGACTAGCCCTTTCTCCAGTCTTAGTAGGCACGACAATGCTGCTTGTTAGAAAATAGAGGACCGCCATCCGCAACCTATCCTTTGATCTAGCCGGTTCCATCTCCATTAGCTTGGTTTTTACGTCTTCACGTCTAATTACCCCGGTTTTGAAGTACCTGTTGGCGAAGTTCATATTACCAGCACTCTAATAATTAGCTGGATAGGCCTTGCAGTTGAAACCAGAGATCAAAGCATGCTCCCTAATACCATAGCGGATGGGAACTCCATTAACAACGAACCAaacctccttcttcttctcaatagATGTCGTTCGAAGAAAAAGCATCCACATCCTCATTAACTTGTGGGTATATCCGGAAGGTAGGTGATAGATGTGCTTGAAACTCGGATGCTccataaaataattattttcaacaTTCGTTAGAGGATGTTCCAAGTCAGCGAAGGTCTTCAACACCTCCGAGATATAACACCTCGTTGctaacttcatcttcttggtaTACTCCGACGCCGGGAAGTACATACCAAGTGGCTGCATTGCCATCGCTTCCTCCATATcctgaaagaaacaaacattcaTTCATATATCACTCAATTGTAAATAGTATGCCACATTATTACTCTGTATTTCCAAAAAGTATTCCCCGAAATTACCAGTATTACACAAATCGTACTATTCATATATCACTCAATTGTAAATAGTACTGCCACATTATTACTCTGTATTTCCAAAAAGTATTCCCCGTAATTACCAGTATTACACAAATCCTACTGTTCATATTTCACTCAATTGTAAATAGTACTGCCACATTATTACTCTGTATTTCCTACAAGTATTCCCCGTAATTACCAGTATAACACAGATACTCCTATTTTACTATATAGTATTTCTCAAAGTTACTAGTACTAACTACTGATAAATCACAATTGTAGTATTACTCTAAGGTATTACCCACATCCGCCAATATTACCTAAATATCAACATAGCATTTCCCAATGTTACTAGTACTGTCCACAGTTCACAATTGCATTATTACCCAATTAGATCGGTATTACGAAATGGAATACTTACCACATTTGCGATGTCCTCGTCTATGGTCCTCTCCTCCACGGGTTTTTCCACTATCACGTCCTCGTCTCTCTCGTCCTCGTCTCCCTCATCCTCCACGGACTTTTCCACATTGACGTCCTCGTCGCTCGCGGAGctcctctcctcctcctcctcgatAACGGCTAGGCCGTCATCTTGTCTCTCCGCCTCTTCCACGGGATTAGCACACGCGAGTTCTTTGTTTGTCTCCGTCTCCTCTGAATCGGAATCGGAGCCCAAGGTTTGGCTACTACTCCCTGattattcttcttcacttccttcttctttttcattttcatcttccACCTCATCAGTTTGCATATTCTCTTGAGTTTCTTCAGCCGGAATATGCTTCAGAGCATCATAAAACGTAGAATCATCAAGCATCGGGCTCTCCGTCGTTGGAGCCGTCGTTGGAGCCGTTGTCGTTAGAGCCGCTGTCGTTGGAGCCGCATTGGTTGCCATCGCCGTCGCAATCGTTTGTGCCGTCGCAGTCGTCTTCGCCGGCGCCTGAACCTTCGCTTTCTTCGCCGGCGCCTGaaccttctctttcttcgCCGGCGCCTGAACCTTCGCTTTCTTCGCCGGCACCTTCTCCTTCACTTTCTCCGCCGGCGCCTTAACTTTCTCTGTCTTCGTCGGCGCCGGCGCTTCTATCTCCTTTCTTTTCCCTTGACCTCCTCCACGCGTCTTAGGCGGCATGACTGATTTCGAATCGGAAATAGAACGGAAATACTGGTGAAAGCAAGAAGAACGCTCGATTGAATTTAAAGAAATAGGGAATGTTGTGGTTAATTTCAGCGGTTACTAAGGAGAAGAAGTCAAAAAATCGAAAACGGTTGTAATgagaacaagaaacaatttCGAATTGGAAAATCCCTGGAAatattaaggttttttttatttgattttcaaataaagaGTAAAAGTGGTTCGGGTGGTTTGGTTCGGAAACGAACCATGATTTTTCTGGTAATTAATAGGTTCGGATAAGGATATACTAGTAATATCCATCTATTTcgaattaagaaaaaataaataaattatttctgttttttacaATGATTTTTTGGCTTCCTCTTTGCAAAAAGGACTGCCAGACGATTTTTCGATTTTGGAAGACCGTGGAGATCAAAACAGTCTCTTTTGTCTACTCAGTCCCCTCTTGATCTGGTACGTTTACATCTGCAATCTCCTCATCTCTTTAACCCATTTTCATCTCTTCCCTTAGAGTTTCAATCATCGAACAAAATTATTCTGATTTGGTCATTGATTTGCTTAAAGAATGATCTTTCTAGTTCAAAGCCAAGTTTTTTCAGTACCCATCTCGATATCTCTTTGTCCCTTGTTGCAAAAATGTCGAATCTTTCATATGTCTCATGTTGAGTAAAAGCTGCATACAAAGTGTTCGTAAAAATGCCGCAACGAAAGTTACTTGACATTCCAGAtcagattattatttttacatatagtATGCCTATAGAATTATTTCTTGAAAATTTGGGCATGTCAATAAATTCTTGTTGCATAGCGCATTAGCAGATTCTAAGTATAGCACAGTAAGTAAGTTGCAATTTGGTTTGCATATCGATTTAGTTTTAGTATGGTCAGCTTCTTATTAGGATTATCAAGGAACTTAGGACTTGCGGTCTATGTGGTGAAGCTTCTGTGATGATCTCTGAAGTGTTTTTGTTGAGGACAttatgagagagagaggtatAGTCTCCACCATGTCCAGGATAGGTGTGTTCTTGTAATAGGGCTTctggtaaaagaaaaagagagacttTTCCACATGAGCTTAAATCTGTCGCATTTTACTTTCTGTGATTGAACTTTATATGCAAAACTGTCCATTAAAAGTTAATTTCTGCTTGATGCTTGTGTTGGAGTAGGGCTTATGGTTCCAGTTTGGCTAAactgtgtttttctttatctttggCATAGAAAGAAGATCCCTGTTTCTGGTTATGATGTCTCGACAGAGTCAGTTATTTACATTGCTTAGGAGAAGGTTTCATTCACCGTCTAATGATGCCCCAACGGAGACCTTAAGAAAGAAGATAGCCGATTTGCAAAAGAGTAAGAAGCGAAGGAACCCAATAAAGAACCAGTTTCTAGTTGAGGTTCCAGAATCAAGATCATATTTAGACACAGCAACGATGCCTATGTTCCTCGCTGTTGTAGGTATCGCATTATTTGCAAAGGTGCTAATGATGGTAAGCCTTCCTCTGTCATCTCTTTGAATGCGTCTTTCTTGTCAGTGACTTTAGCAGCTGTTAAGTAGAAGTTGTTTCGTAATTGAGCTGTTAGATTGCTTTATACTTTTTTGTGCAATTGAATTAGGAAGGATCTGTGGAAATTGCTGATTCTCAGTATTGGTTTGTTGTTAGATCGATGATTCGAAATCGCAAGAAATGATTGAACGCAAGATAAAGAATGCACCACAGGGGCAAGGCACGGTACGAATGATCGATCGTGAGGAGTGGGATGAGTTTAGAGAAGTAAGGCCAAGAACACCTTTTGAGTCAAAGCTTGCTCGCCCAAATGCACAAATAAGAACTGGAGAACCTGTGCGCAAGGTAAACCGCTCTATTAAATCACCAATCCTTGCAGTATCTTACCAAATCATATCGTCACTCGATGACCAAACCTTTTGcttgtttcctttttaatcAGGATGACTTGAAAAACTGGACAATAGACGTGCTAACAAATGCTCTTGAACGAACCGAAGAAAGTGTTCGCCGTGGTTCCAGTTAGATTTTCTTTCCTCAATTCAATTGGAGCTTCCTAGTTaatagacatatatatatcttgagAATTTGGTACTCAAGAACACTCTCGGTCATCTCCTAAGCGAACATAGGCATCATTTAGGACAGTTGAGAGAAGGAACAGAAGCTGTCTTGTAACGGAGAAATCTTTGAAATGGAGATATGAATattcttactttgttttggAACTGCTTTGTGTATTCATATGTGTTTGACTCACACATTTCATCAAAATGCTTATAAAGGGTTTGATTGATAACTCGGACTCGGTTATGGGTGTAAcgttttaatatttaaaatcgCAAAATTGGAACCGCTTTTTTAAACTGAGTGAAATATAGCGTTTTGAAAAAAGACGTTTCTGGTGGCTTCTGAATTGAAAAATCAGCGTTTTTACTTTTCACAATATTCAATTGGAGAATCTTTAGAACTTCAACGAAGTAGCGTCTCCGGAATTTCAGGTAAACGTGGCAAGAAAAAGCCAAACGGAGAAGCATCCACGTGTCCCTCCATTAGCCATCTCCCACGTGTCCATTACCGTACCGACGAAACATTCCTTAACCAAAGGCTTCCCGAAAAAGGACAGAGTCCACAAGCTTCGGATTGTTCACAACTTCAAAGCATCGAAAAGGTTTAAACTTTACGTTTTTCTCTGGAACCCGATTCGAAGAAATCATCAAGAAGTTTCCTTTCACTGATTTCTCAATCTATTCGTAGgtaacccaattccaaaaaaCGTTTCTTTTTTCTCGATGCCTTAGCTTCTTTGGATTCTGTTGTGATCTACCGATTTTGAATTTGCTTGATCGATCATCGGATCACTGTGATTAGTGTTATTGTTCCTTTCCTTTGTGTAGCTTTCGCGCTTATGGAAGATTCTGGAGTGAATCCAATGGATTCACCATCTAAAGGCAGTGACTTTGGAGTCTATGGAATCATAGGAGGTGGAATCGTGGCTTTACTTGTGCCTGTGTTACTCTCTGTGGTGTTGAATGGAACCAAAAAGGGGAAAAAGAGAGGTGTTCCCATCAAAGTAGGTGGCGAGGAAGGTTACACAATGCGTCATGCTCGAGCTCCTGAATTGGTTGATGTACCTTGGGAAGGAGCTGCTACTATGCCTGCTTTGTTTGAGCAGTCTTGTAAGAAGTATTCGAAAGATCGGTTACTAGGAACTAGAGAGTTTATAGATAAGGAATTTATTACTGCTAGTGATGGGAGGAAGTTTGAGAAGCTTCATTTAGGAGAGTATAAATGGCAAAGTTATGGAGAGGTTTTTGAACGTGTTTGTAACTTTGCGTCGGGGTTAGTTAATGTAGGACATAATGTTGATGATCGTGTTGCTATCTTTTCGGATACTCGTGCTGAGTGGTTTATCGCGTTTCAGGTTTGTTTATCAActattgttttgttggtttggcTTGAATTTGTCTGATGAAATGGTTGGTGTTGTAAATTTCCAGGGATGTTTCAGGCAGAGCATAACCGTTGTTACTATTTATGCTTCTTTAGGAGAAGAGGCTTTGATTTACTCACTCAATGAGGTTGGTAGGGGAAGTTTTGAATGTGTATGttttttattagtaaattTGGTTGTTGGATCTCTGAATCTTGCTTGTGTATTGTTGACAGACTCGAGTGTCAACCTTAATATGTGACTCAAAACAACTTAAGAAGTTGTCTGCGATACAATCAAGCTTGAAAACTGTGAAGAACATTATTTacattgaagaagatggagtaGATGTTGCTTCTAGTGATGTCAATAGTATGGGTGATATAACTGTTTCGTCGATCTCTGAAGTTGAGAAACTTGGGCAGAAGAACGCTGTTCAACCGATCTTACCTTCGAAGAATGGAGTTGCTGTTATAATGTTTACCAGTGGTAGTACTGGTCTACCAAAGGTATGTGTTGCACTgtgtcttctcttttctttatgtgttttgttcaCCTGAATTCTTGATTGGTGTACCTTACATTGTGTGCATTCACTCAGGGAGTTATGATTACCCACGGAAATCTTGTCGCAACTGCTGCAGGAGTTATGAAGGTGGTTCCAAAGTTGGATAAAAATGATACATATATTGCGTACTTACCTTTGGCTCATGTGTTTGAGCTGGAAGCTGAGGTATGTTGCTGtactctctctccctctctatGTCTCTCTCATTTTAACTGCTAACTTATTTTCTTACTGTTTCTTGCCAAATCATGGTTTTTCAGATTGTGGTCTTTACCTCAGGTAGTGCCATCGGTTACGGCTCAGCAATGACTTTAACTGACACTTCAAATAAAGTTAAGAAAGGAACCAAAGGAGATGTTTCAGCTCTGAAGCCAACTATAATGACTGCAGTTCCAGCTATTCTGGATCGTGTCCGAGAAGGAGTTCTTAAAAAGGTACCATCTTAGAGACGACAATGTTGTGTGTATTGTTGGAGTTACTTACTAGATACTTCAATTTGTGTATGTAATAATCTAGGTTGAGGAAAAGGGAGGGATGGCGAAGACCCTTTTTGACTTTGCATACAAGCGCCGGTTAGCAGCTGTGGATGGAAGTTGGTTTGGTGCCTGGGGTTTGGAGAAAATGTTATGGGATGCTCTTGTCTTCAAGAAAATACGCGCTGTGCTTGGAGGACACATCCGTTTTATGCTCGTTGGAGGAGCTCCTCTGTCTCCTGATTCGCAACGCTTCATCAATATCTGCATGGGGTAATGTAGTCTCACATCTGATATTTTCATATGAGTCTTGTCCCATTTTGGCTTAGACAAACACCATTTTGGTGCCTGGTTTGTGTTTATCTGTATTCTTCTTTGCAAATTCACAATGCTTGGGATTAGTTTGTTCTGATTATGATTGTGCATTATTTTCTGTTAGGTCTCCCATCGGCCAAGGATATGGATTGACTGAAACGTGTGCTGGAGCTACGTTTTCTGAGTGGGACGATCCTGCTGTTGGTCGTGTTGGACCTCCACTTCCATGCGGCTACGTTAAGGTTTGCAGACAATCTTTAACACACCATGTTGACAATGTGCAAGTTTATTGTAATCATGAGTAACAAATTTCATCTTGCAGCTCGTTTCTTGGGAAGAAGGTGGCTACAGAATTTCAGATAAACCAATGCCTAGAGGGGAGATTGTGGTAGGTGGTaacagtgtaacagcaggTTACTTCaacaatcaagaaaaaaccgATGAGGTTTACAAGGTAAAGCACATTCAGGGAGCTTAGTTGATCCGCTTGCTATATAGATTTCTGAGAATCCATGTGACGATTTCAGGTCGATGAGAAGGGCACAAGGTGGTTTTACACCGGAGATATTGGGAGATTCCACCCTGATGGATGTCTCGAAGTCATcgatagaaagaaagatattgTTAAACTTCAACATGGGGAATACGTATCCCTTGGAAAGGTTTGCCTATAGAACTTAAATTCTACATAGAGGATGGTGGTATATGATAAAATCTCATCATGCTCTTTCATTGCCTGGATCACACAATTCACAGGTGGAGGCAGCTTTGGGTTCGAGCAATTACGTTGATAACATCATGGTCCACGCAGACCCAATTAACAGCTACTGTGTAGCTCTTGTTGTTCCATCACGAGGAGCATTAGAGAAATGGGCAGAGGAAGCTGGAGTTAAACACAGCGAATTCGCTGAGCTATGCGAGAAAGGTGAAGCAGTCAAGGAGGTTCAACAATCTCTTACCAAGGTTTGTATTTTCAATAGCTGTCTCAGGTTTTTCACAATTACGTTTGGTAAGTATAtgtattacaaaatattattatcatttcaGGCCGGGAAGGCGGCAAAGCTCGAAAAGTTTGAGCTTCCAGCAAAGATCAAGTTGCTGTCAGAGCCGTGGACACCGGAGTCGGGATTGGTCACTGCTGCTCTTAagataaagagagaacaaaTAAAGTCCAAGTTCAAAGATGAACTCAGCAAGTTATATGCCTAAAAACTTTTCTTGGACTTGTGACAAACTCCATATATTTCAGTCTGACTTTccacattttgttatatctaCAATAAACTTGAagtttttctccttttgttAATTCAATACCTATATGATTCCACTTCCATCAGCTATAGCCTATAGAAGAGAGTAAATCATTGTGGTATACAAGGAGCTGAAGTATTCGAAAAGTAGACGCGGATCGAAAAACTCCTTTAGGTAAAACTTCTCTGCTTTATTAACCATATGAAATCCtctgaaaacaaaaggtaCAAATGAAATCCTCCTTATGATCCGGAATTAGGTTTTGTATTCTAGAATACGTTTGTGACGTTGGTGGTTTATCATGTTCATAATGTTATCATCAGCATTCATGCATCAGAAATATGATGGTCGGTCCTGTGAAATCTTCCTGGGGCTTCTGGACAATAGTCTTGTCATCGAGCAAAAGAGAAAGTTGATGTTGCTATTGATTTGGGTCAGATGATGCAGTATCTTTGGGAGCTATCGTCTCTGACACTGCTGGTCGTAGGAGTAGATACAAAGAAGGTCCCAAGAATGGAATCACCGATACCGGTAACAGCCAACTGCCTTTATCAAACCTGATAAAGAAGCAGTGCGTttagagaaacagaaaaaggtTTGAGTGAGTAAACACCGCAAACTAGTTGTACATAGAACTCACCATTTTCGGGTGGTCATGTCGTTGTAAACCCAAAACGGAGCAAATGCAGAGAGTAAACAGAAATCAAGACTTGTAACATGAATCTGCATTTTAGTTTAGGTCAAATATGAGGACAGATACGAAAACATTTCCAGGGAAATGAGGCTTACAAATTTGCTCTCTCGAAAGTACTGATAAAACTCCGTCCAATCACCGGCATTACCGACAACTGAATAAAGAATTATACCCAGTCCTGCAACTAGAGTGACCTGATTCATAATCCAACAACAACCAAAGACC
It encodes the following:
- the LACS8 gene encoding AMP-dependent synthetase and ligase family protein (long-chain acyl-CoA synthetase 8 (LACS8); FUNCTIONS IN: long-chain fatty acid-CoA ligase activity, catalytic activity; INVOLVED IN: fatty acid biosynthetic process, metabolic process; LOCATED IN: endoplasmic reticulum; EXPRESSED IN: 23 plant structures; EXPRESSED DURING: 13 growth stages; CONTAINS InterPro DOMAIN/s: AMP-binding, conserved site (InterPro:IPR020845), AMP-dependent synthetase/ligase (InterPro:IPR000873); BEST Arabidopsis thaliana protein match is: long chain acyl-CoA synthetase 9 (TAIR:AT1G77590.1); Has 68120 Blast hits to 56487 proteins in 3592 species: Archae - 1085; Bacteria - 46156; Metazoa - 2682; Fungi - 3484; Plants - 2089; Viruses - 2; Other Eukaryotes - 12622 (source: NCBI BLink).) — encoded protein: MEDSGVNPMDSPSKGSDFGVYGIIGGGIVALLVPVLLSVVLNGTKKGKKRGVPIKVGGEEGYTMRHARAPELVDVPWEGAATMPALFEQSCKKYSKDRLLGTREFIDKEFITASDGRKFEKLHLGEYKWQSYGEVFERVCNFASGLVNVGHNVDDRVAIFSDTRAEWFIAFQGCFRQSITVVTIYASLGEEALIYSLNETRVSTLICDSKQLKKLSAIQSSLKTVKNIIYIEEDGVDVASSDVNSMGDITVSSISEVEKLGQKNAVQPILPSKNGVAVIMFTSGSTGLPKGVMITHGNLVATAAGVMKVVPKLDKNDTYIAYLPLAHVFELEAEIVVFTSGSAIGYGSAMTLTDTSNKVKKGTKGDVSALKPTIMTAVPAILDRVREGVLKKVEEKGGMAKTLFDFAYKRRLAAVDGSWFGAWGLEKMLWDALVFKKIRAVLGGHIRFMLVGGAPLSPDSQRFINICMGSPIGQGYGLTETCAGATFSEWDDPAVGRVGPPLPCGYVKLVSWEEGGYRISDKPMPRGEIVVGGNSVTAGYFNNQEKTDEVYKVDEKGTRWFYTGDIGRFHPDGCLEVIDRKKDIVKLQHGEYVSLGKVEAALGSSNYVDNIMVHADPINSYCVALVVPSRGALEKWAEEAGVKHSEFAELCEKGEAVKEVQQSLTKAGKAAKLEKFELPAKIKLLSEPWTPESGLVTAALKIKREQIKSKFKDELSKLYA
- a CDS encoding cytoplasmic dynein 2 light intermediate chain (unknown protein; Has 24 Blast hits to 24 proteins in 10 species: Archae - 0; Bacteria - 0; Metazoa - 0; Fungi - 0; Plants - 24; Viruses - 0; Other Eukaryotes - 0 (source: NCBI BLink).): MMSRQSQLFTLLRRRFHSPSNDAPTETLRKKIADLQKSKKRRNPIKNQFLVEVPESRSYLDTATMPMFLAVVGIALFAKVLMMIDDSKSQEMIERKIKNAPQGQGTVRMIDREEWDEFREVRPRTPFESKLARPNAQIRTGEPVRKDDLKNWTIDVLTNALERTEESVRRGSS